One segment of Erigeron canadensis isolate Cc75 chromosome 2, C_canadensis_v1, whole genome shotgun sequence DNA contains the following:
- the LOC122589275 gene encoding uncharacterized protein LOC122589275, producing MLLRKTLHTTKKFLNKTLQNFKCFVFGGYKKLTRAPSLKIFRTNMNNPKMQQLDNFYKQVCEQLDSNDDVKVSEKQDLESNRSMINAQGHNSVVISSVEEEENNGCSKWVDGRSQSSVLERKMKELEMMDVKDEEHVLDVEEVLHYYSLLTSPIYQDLVDKFFTDMYSEFNVSQPPIRSNSLNSSIRRLGPLNI from the coding sequence ATGCTGCTCAGGAAGACCTTACACACAACCAAGAAGTTTCTCAACAAAACCCTCCAAAACTTCAAGTGTTTCGTCTTTGGAGGGTATAAAAAGCTAACCAGAGCTCCTTCTTTGAAAATTTTTCGTACTAATATGAACAACCCAAAGATGCAGCAACTGGACAATTTTTACAAACAGGTCTGTGAGCAGTTGGATTCCAATGATGATGTCAAAGTTTCCGAAAAACAAGACCTGGAATCAAATAGAAGCATGATCAACGCACAAGGTCACAATTCAGTGGTAATTAGCAgcgttgaagaagaagaaaacaacGGTTGCTCTAAATGGGTTGATGGTAGGAGCCAAAGCAGTGTTTTGGAGCGAAAAATGAAAGAATTGGAGATGATGGATGTGAAGGATGAGGAGCATGTCTTAGATGTAGAAGAGGTTCTTCACTACTATTCTTTGCTTACAAGTCCGATTTACCAAGATCTCGTTGATAAGTTTTTCACAGATATGTACTCGGAATTCAACGTTTCACAACCACCGATAAGAAGTAATAGCCTCAATAGCTCTATAAGGAGGCTAGGTCCTTTGAACATCTAG
- the LOC122589273 gene encoding ATP-dependent DNA helicase DDX11, which yields MGEEMKQQKFGGFPFKPYSIQIDFMSSLYDSLDKGGIAMLESPTGTGKTLSIICSAMQWLIDRKKRVNYETLVDTNQNELDNDDEPDWLKSSLMNNKVESPKKKVKVKKRNEFTIKKRDKNGIEESFRDLFDHFIEVDYKMYGNGANVKSDGELLDDKEFLVDEYESEDEKNGKRKGGGICSGSSSSEGEEEGDDDEEEEEADFKIYFCSRTHSQLSQFVKELRKTVFARELKVASLGSRKNFCINEEVVKLGNSALINERCLDLQKKKKSQVSKMKNSGVGGKVRQRKAQGGCPMLSKQKLQKQFRNEINEQGPLDIEDLVRLGGNVGTCPYYGSRSLVPAADLVVLPYQSLLSKSSRESLGLNLKNSVVIIDEAHNLADSLISMYDAKITLSQLELVNSSLEGYFQKFSNLLGPGNRRHIQTLMILTQAFIQTLCNQDNATLVPSAKSGSECSLCINEFVFSLNIDNINLVKLLQYIKDSNMIHKVSGYGDRIFTLQNDTTSILSGFRALAGILLSLTNDDSDGRIIISRKRSTDSGQQGGYLKYVMLTGEKIFHEIVNEAHAVVLAGGTLQPIEETQGRLFPWLPPDQLNFFSCGHIISSDNILPISVSHGPSGQSLDFSYNSRSTSAMVGELGLLLCNLVSAVPQGIIVFLSSFDYEEHVYNAWKASGILSRIMKKKRVFREPRKSTEVETILKEYKDSIDAASATSSKDLVVTHNGAMLLAVVGGKISEGINFSDGMGRCIVMVGLPYPSPSDIELMERVKHIDGLGDPTKNSNGACFSGDAQAGFEILRNCKHRGREYYENLCMKAVNQSIGRAIRHINDYAAILLVDARYKSDSSKNDLSHRTNKLPRWIRERLISNTNNYGEVHKLLHQFFKFHKSKS from the exons atggggGAAGAAATGAAGCAGCagaaatttgggggttttcccTTCAAACCCTACTCTATTCAAATCGATTTCATGAGTTCTCTTTACGATTCCCTCGATAAAGGCGGTATCGCCATGCTCGAAAGCCCCACTg GTACAGGAAAGACCCTAAGTATAATCTGTAGCGCTATGCAATGGCTAATTGATCGGAAAAAGCGCGTAAATTATGAAACTTTAGTTGATACGAATCAGAATGAATTAGATAATGACGATGAACCCGATTGGCTCAAAAGTAGTTTAATGAATAATAAAGTAGAAAGCCCTAAAAAGAAGGTTAAGGTCAAGAAAAGAAATGAATTTACAAttaagaaaagagacaagaatgGAATTGAGGAGAGTTTTAGGGACTTGTTTGATCATTTTATTGAGGTCGATTACAAAATGTATGGGAATGGTGCGAATGTGAAAAGTGATGGAGAGTTATTAGATGATAAGGAGTTTTTGGTGGACGAATACGAGAGTGAAGATGAGAAGAACGGGAAAAGAAAGGGTGGTGGAATATGCAGTGGCTCGTCTTCGAGTGAAGGTGAAGAGGAAGGTGACGATGACGAGGAAGAGGAAGAGGCAGATTTCAAAATTTATTTCTGTAGCAGAACTCATTCGCAGCTATCGCAGTTTGTTAAAGAATTGAGGAAGACGGTTTTTGCTAGGGAGTTAAAGGTTGCATCTTTGGGCTCTAGGAAGAATTTTTGCATAAATGAAG AGGTGGTGAAGCTTGGGAATTCTGCTCTCATCAATGAGCGATGTTTGGAtcttcaaaagaaaaagaaaagccaAGTGTCAAAAATGAAG AATTCAGGTGTTGGGGGGAAAGTACGCCAGAGAAAGGCCCAAGGTGGATGCCCGATGCTTAGCAAACAAAAGCTACAAAAGCAGTTCAGGAATGAGATAAATGAGCAGGGACCTTTAGATATTGAAGACCTTGTTCGGCTTGGAGGCAATGTAGGTACTTGCCCATACTACGGTTCAAGAAGCTTGGTCCCTGCAGCAGATCTTGTAGTTCTTCCTTATCAATCTcttctttcaaaatcttcaCGGGAATCACTTGGTTTAAACTTGAAGAATAGTGTTGTTATAATAGATGAAGCTCATAATCTTGCTGACTCTCTCATCAGCATGTATGACGCAAAAATTACTTTGTCCCAG TTGGAACTTGTTAACTCCAGTTTAGAGGGTTACTTCCAAAAATTTAGCAATCTTCTAGGACCAGGCAATCGAAGGCACATTCAAACATTGATGATTCTTACTCAAGCCTTTATACAAACCTTGTGCAACCAGGATAATGCTACTTTGGTTCCTTCAGCAAAAAGTGGCTCCGAGTGCTCCTTGTGCATCAATGAATTTGTGTTTTCCCTCAACATTGACAACATAAATTTGGTGAAGTTGCTACAATATATTAAAGACAGCAATATGATTCACAAG GTCAGTGGCTATGGAGATAGAATATTTACCTTACAAAATGATACTACAAGCATTTTATCAGGGTTTCGTGCATTAGCTGGAATATTACTATCACTGACAAATGATGATAGTGATGGACGGATAATAATATCAAGAAAAAGATCAACTGACTCTGGACAGCAAGGAGGATATTTAAAGTATGTTATGCTCACTGGGGAGAAGATTTTTCACGAG ATTGTTAATGAGGCCCATGCTGTTGTATTGGCTGGTGGAACTCTCCAACCTATTGAAGAAACACAGGGGCGGCTCTTTCCATGGTTACCGCCAGATCAATTGAATTTCTTCTCTTGTGGTCATATAATCTCATCGGACAATATATTACCCATTTCTGTTTCACACGGACCCTCTGGCCAGTCCTTGGATTTTAGCTATAACTCTAGAAGTACATCAGCCATG GTTGGGGAGCTAGGGCTTCTACTTTGCAATCTGGTTTCAGCAGTTCCACAGGGTATAATTGTGTTCTTATCTTCATTTGATTATGAAGAACATGTCTACAATGCATGGAAAGCTTCAGGCATCCTTAGTAGAATAATGAAGAAGAAACGCGTATTCAGAGAGCCAAGAAAAAGCACAGAAGTGGAAACTATTTTGAAAGAATACAAGGATTCAATTGATGCAGCATCTGCTACAAGCTCAAAGGATTTAGTAGTAACCCATAATGGTGCAATGCTTCTTGCTGTAGTTGGAGGTAAGATATCAGAAGGTATCAACTTTAGTGATGGGATGGGCCGGTGCATAGTCATGGTTGGATTGCCATATCCAAGTCCATCTGATATCGAGTTGATGGAACGAGTCAAGCATATTGATGGCCTTGGAGACCCGACAAAAAACTCGAATGGTGCGTGCTTCAGTGGAGATGCTCAAGCAGGATTCGAGATTCTAAGAAATTGCAAACATAGAGGAAGGGAGTactatgaaaatctttgcatgAAGGCTGTAAATCAGTCAATCG GCAGAGCGATTAGGCACATTAATGATTATGCTGCAATCTTATTGGTCGATGCACGTTACAAATCAGATTCCTCGAAAAATGACCTCTCGCATCGCACTAACAAACTTCCACGTTGGATTAGAGAGCGCCTCATTTCTAACACCAATAATTATGGAGAAGTCCACAAATTACTTCATCAATTCTTCAAATTTCACAAAAGTAAGTCATAG